The following proteins are co-located in the Salvelinus sp. IW2-2015 linkage group LG36, ASM291031v2, whole genome shotgun sequence genome:
- the LOC111959245 gene encoding syntaxin-19-like: MRDRLEELHQRAQEFREARNKADETPFPEEDADPDDPAWVSVATPQQAVVFEEEPVLDNFLSEAQHIRGDITELETEVKKFSQHQRSLVATMRRFSVMKKESSVTRDIKLQAERIHRRLDALFKKAQSLEGLQGLATATTRIQRSQHAVLHRQFQQVMRLYNDSILSKQERCKHFIIRQLEVSGRDVTEEEVDEMVAAGKWEVFNQNLLNNERITRSKLSEIEQRHKELVNLESNMKELRDLFMDVFMLVEEQGDYIDHIQTSVEKTQDYVTVSNEKFKMAARYRKKNPLRRLCCCCCP, from the exons ATGAGGGACCGTCTGGAGGAGCTGCATCAGAGGGCCCAGGAGTTCCGGGAGGCAAGAAACAAGGCAGATGAGACCCCATTCCCTGAGGAAGACGCTGACCCAGATGACCCAGCATGGGTTAGTGTCGCCACTCCACAGCAGGCTGTGGTGTTTGAGGAGGAACCAGTCCTGGACAACTTCCTGTCCGAGGCTCAGCATATCCGCGGTGACATCACTGAGCTCGAAACCGAG GTGAAGAAGTTTAGCCAGCATCAAAGGAGCCTGGTGGCAACCATGCGTCGTTTCAGTGTGATGAAAAAGGAGAGCAGTGTGACGAGGGACATCAAGCTGCAGGCAGAGCGCATCCACAGACGGCTGGACGCCCTCTTCAAGAAGGCACAGAGTTTAGAAGGCCTGCAGGGACTAGCTACAGCCACTACACGCATCCAACGCTCCCAACACGCAGTGCTACACAGACAATTCCAGCAG GTGATGCGTTTGTACAACGACTCCATTCTCAGTAAACAGGAGCGGTGTAAACACTTCATCATCCGTCAGCTGGAGGTGTCTGGTCGCGACGTCACCGAGGAGGAAGTGGACGAAATGGTTGCTGCGGGGAAGTGGGAGGTGTTTAACCAGAACCTCCTCAACAATGAACGCATCACACGCTCTAAGCTGTCTGAGATCGAGCAGAGACACAAG GAGCTGGTGAATCTGGAGAGCAACATGAAAGAGCTGAGAGATCTGTTCATGGATGTCTTTATGTTGGTGGAGGAGCAGGGAGACTACATAGACCACATCCAGACCAGCGTAGAGAAGACACAGGACTATGTCACTGTCAGTAACGAGAAGTTTAAAATGGCTGCCAGGTACAGGAAAAAGAACCCTTTGAGGAGgctctgctgctgttgctgccccTAG